Proteins from a single region of Roseburia sp. 831b:
- a CDS encoding NYN domain-containing protein, giving the protein MENENKYALLVDADNIAPKYLDIILSEAKEFGTISIRRIYGDWTDNSKSSWKETLLENSITPIQQYTYTKGKNSSDSAMIIDAMDILYGNNVDGFILASSDSDFTRLAMRLRESGKDIIGMGESKTPSPFVKACRVFKTLDVLYKATRPGKKKVKEKGVKVEVEQEEQEVAPITSFETIKSTIISLIENKSQDDGWLFMGDLGNYLLKEFPDFDCRNYGFNKLTQLVASFDEIQTKSGKTSRGITLVYVKKK; this is encoded by the coding sequence ATGGAGAATGAAAACAAATATGCACTGCTGGTAGATGCGGACAATATTGCACCAAAGTATCTGGATATTATACTAAGTGAGGCAAAAGAGTTTGGTACCATCAGCATTAGACGAATCTATGGGGACTGGACGGACAATTCAAAATCGTCCTGGAAAGAGACACTGTTGGAGAATTCGATTACTCCAATACAGCAATATACCTATACAAAAGGGAAAAATTCGTCGGATTCAGCGATGATTATTGACGCCATGGATATTTTATATGGAAATAATGTAGATGGGTTTATTCTGGCATCCTCGGACAGTGATTTCACAAGGCTTGCCATGAGACTTAGGGAATCCGGCAAGGATATTATCGGAATGGGAGAGAGCAAGACGCCATCTCCTTTTGTAAAAGCGTGTCGTGTGTTTAAGACGCTTGATGTGCTGTATAAGGCAACACGTCCTGGCAAGAAGAAAGTCAAGGAAAAGGGTGTTAAAGTAGAGGTGGAGCAGGAAGAACAGGAAGTAGCACCAATCACAAGTTTTGAGACCATCAAATCAACCATTATTTCACTGATTGAGAATAAGTCTCAGGATGATGGATGGCTTTTCATGGGAGATTTGGGAAATTATCTTTTGAAAGAGTTCCCGGATTTTGACTGTCGTAACTATGGATTTAACAAGCTGACACAGCTTGTGGCAAGTTTTGACGAGATTCAGACGAAATCAGGAAAAACAAGCCGTGGAATCACACTTGTCTATGTGAAAAAGAAATAG
- a CDS encoding AsnC family protein → MEQKINIVSNDSIANELNIANLTELLNTLGIDAKAQKQAGQITLQVAYTGEQISNLKKRNAGRKRKLTENLTYGDVEQLLETTSVNEIARLANISRATCYRRIQRLRQYQEESKKENAPFGEIYKGYTF, encoded by the coding sequence ATGGAACAGAAAATCAACATTGTATCAAACGATTCCATTGCAAACGAATTAAACATTGCAAACCTGACAGAACTTTTAAATACACTTGGAATCGATGCGAAAGCGCAGAAACAGGCAGGACAGATTACCCTGCAGGTTGCTTATACAGGAGAACAGATATCCAATCTGAAAAAGCGAAATGCGGGACGAAAAAGAAAGCTGACTGAGAATCTGACATACGGAGATGTGGAGCAGCTGTTAGAAACTACATCTGTAAATGAAATCGCCCGATTAGCAAACATTTCAAGGGCAACCTGTTATCGAAGAATTCAAAGATTAAGACAGTACCAGGAGGAGAGTAAGAAAGAGAATGCTCCTTTTGGTGAGATTTATAAAGGATATACGTTTTAA
- a CDS encoding TetR family transcriptional regulator, with amino-acid sequence MSCCVRARSEKQKEQCLVEIKEAADALFSTEDYQEITLTTIANKLGWSRCKLYNYVTTKEDIFLEIIADKRDAYMTNLLSAYPLGCTYSHEVLAEVWANILNCHRDYLKYCAILSTIIETNVSIERLAAFKKSYYTLADQLNSVLAENLHISNEKAEQLFLAIYHYAVGTNSGCQNHPLIKEAMSLIGKEKTDIPFCETMKDFILMCLNWYTK; translated from the coding sequence ATGTCTTGTTGTGTACGTGCAAGAAGTGAAAAACAAAAAGAACAGTGTCTGGTGGAAATCAAGGAGGCAGCCGATGCTCTTTTTTCAACGGAGGACTATCAGGAGATTACACTGACCACCATTGCAAATAAGCTTGGCTGGTCCCGCTGTAAGCTCTATAACTATGTCACAACAAAAGAAGACATTTTCCTGGAAATCATTGCAGATAAACGGGATGCTTACATGACAAATCTACTCAGTGCGTATCCGCTCGGCTGCACTTACAGCCATGAAGTCCTGGCAGAAGTCTGGGCAAATATTTTAAACTGCCACCGCGATTATTTGAAATATTGTGCCATTCTCTCTACCATTATCGAGACAAACGTTTCCATTGAACGCCTTGCCGCATTCAAAAAATCTTACTATACTCTGGCGGATCAGCTCAATTCCGTTTTGGCAGAGAATCTTCATATTTCTAATGAAAAAGCAGAACAGCTTTTTCTTGCCATCTATCACTATGCCGTTGGAACCAACAGTGGCTGCCAGAATCACCCATTGATAAAAGAAGCAATGTCTTTAATTGGAAAAGAAAAGACTGACATCCCTTTTTGTGAAACAATGAAAGACTTTATCTTAATGTGCCTCAACTGGTACACCAAGTAA
- a CDS encoding amino acid ABC transporter ATP-binding protein, with the protein MLEIQNIQKKFDGMEVLKGISLSVKKGDVVAILGPSGSGKTTLLRCLNFLETADAGTMVFDGEQFSFGHVSKKDIARIRRKTAFVFQNYNLFLNKTALENVTEGLIVARKMQKEQAIQIGKQALDKVGLSDRYDYYPSQLSGGQQQRVGIARALATDPEIIFFDEPTSALDPELVGEVLTVMRKLAEEGRTMIVVTHEMNFAKNVSSHVIFMEDGSILEEGDAKTFFEHPKEERVKLFLKTLGQENRKDSV; encoded by the coding sequence TTGTTAGAAATACAGAATATTCAGAAAAAATTTGACGGCATGGAAGTCTTAAAGGGCATCAGCCTTTCCGTGAAAAAAGGTGATGTTGTCGCAATTCTTGGACCAAGTGGCTCCGGGAAAACAACATTGCTTCGCTGCCTGAATTTTTTGGAGACAGCGGATGCCGGAACGATGGTGTTTGATGGAGAGCAGTTTTCTTTTGGACATGTAAGCAAGAAGGATATTGCCAGAATCCGCAGAAAAACAGCATTTGTTTTTCAAAATTACAACCTATTTTTGAATAAGACAGCTTTGGAAAATGTGACAGAAGGTCTGATTGTTGCAAGAAAGATGCAAAAAGAGCAGGCGATTCAGATTGGAAAACAGGCATTGGATAAGGTAGGACTTTCCGATCGTTACGATTACTATCCAAGTCAGTTGTCGGGAGGACAGCAGCAAAGGGTTGGAATTGCAAGAGCGCTTGCCACAGATCCGGAAATCATCTTTTTTGATGAGCCAACGAGTGCCTTAGATCCGGAGCTTGTCGGAGAAGTGCTGACAGTTATGAGAAAATTAGCTGAGGAAGGCCGTACGATGATTGTGGTCACACATGAGATGAATTTTGCAAAAAATGTGTCATCGCATGTAATTTTTATGGAGGATGGCTCCATTTTAGAAGAAGGAGATGCCAAAACATTTTTTGAACATCCAAAAGAGGAGCGTGTCAAACTTTTCTTAAAAACATTAGGACAGGAAAACAGAAAGGATAGCGTATGA
- a CDS encoding EAL domain-containing protein, with product MSVGAMCDRAITAIESIKGDYNKNVAYYNKEIHEEYMREQKLIADFDEAIEAEEFEIYIQPQTSLTTGRCESGEVLVRWCHGEDGMISPGVFIPVFEKNGMVARLDRYIWEKACQVLNRWEKEGKGEMSLSVNISPRDFYYMDIAKEFSKLIQKYQINPAKLNLELTESAFVREQEQMLELLERLQSLGFSIEMDDFGSGYSSLNTLKDIPVDVLKIDMGFFSDTDAKSRSRKIVEMVVQLGKSLGIAVIAEGVEKEEIVTFLKEVGCDMIQGYFFAAPMPVDTFESRYFSE from the coding sequence ATGTCAGTGGGAGCAATGTGTGACCGCGCAATCACTGCCATTGAATCCATAAAAGGGGATTACAATAAAAATGTTGCCTATTACAATAAGGAAATTCATGAAGAATATATGAGGGAACAGAAGCTGATTGCGGATTTTGATGAAGCAATCGAGGCGGAGGAGTTTGAAATCTATATTCAGCCACAGACTTCACTTACAACCGGACGCTGTGAAAGTGGCGAAGTGCTGGTTCGCTGGTGTCATGGAGAGGATGGCATGATTTCGCCGGGCGTATTTATTCCGGTATTCGAGAAAAACGGCATGGTAGCGCGATTAGACCGCTATATCTGGGAAAAGGCATGCCAGGTTTTAAATCGCTGGGAAAAAGAAGGAAAAGGCGAAATGTCGCTGTCTGTGAATATCTCACCAAGAGATTTTTATTACATGGATATTGCAAAGGAATTTTCAAAACTGATTCAAAAATATCAGATTAATCCGGCAAAATTAAATCTCGAACTGACGGAAAGCGCGTTTGTAAGGGAACAGGAGCAGATGTTAGAATTGCTGGAACGCTTGCAGAGTCTGGGATTTTCGATTGAAATGGATGATTTTGGAAGCGGTTATTCTTCTTTGAACACCTTAAAAGATATTCCGGTGGATGTTTTAAAAATTGATATGGGATTTTTCAGTGATACAGATGCAAAAAGCCGTAGCAGAAAAATTGTGGAGATGGTCGTCCAGCTTGGTAAATCACTTGGAATCGCAGTGATTGCAGAGGGAGTGGAAAAAGAGGAAATCGTTACCTTTTTGAAAGAAGTCGGATGCGACATGATACAAGGTTACTTTTTTGCGGCACCGATGCCGGTTGATACGTTCGAATCCCGGTATTTTTCTGAATAA
- a CDS encoding MarR family winged helix-turn-helix transcriptional regulator, whose protein sequence is MTHFDLNLLFYFNNLFSSQYDTVFTSAAKSCQISRAEADILVFLASHPAFDTAKEICQNRGFSKAYVSKALDALVKKGFVSLVVDTNDRRCQHIYLSHHSDEVVATLLAAQESVVNNFFHDFSDNQLQDFTDFLKLAANGRRE, encoded by the coding sequence ATGACCCATTTTGACCTCAATTTACTGTTTTATTTCAACAATTTATTTTCCAGCCAATATGACACTGTTTTTACAAGTGCTGCCAAATCGTGTCAGATTTCCAGGGCAGAAGCGGATATTTTAGTTTTTCTTGCATCTCATCCGGCGTTTGATACCGCAAAGGAAATCTGCCAGAATCGTGGATTTTCCAAGGCTTATGTCTCAAAGGCTCTGGATGCTCTTGTAAAAAAAGGCTTTGTCTCACTTGTTGTTGATACAAATGATCGTCGCTGCCAACACATTTATCTGTCACACCATTCGGATGAGGTCGTTGCCACATTGCTTGCAGCACAGGAGAGCGTTGTAAACAATTTTTTTCATGACTTTAGCGATAATCAGCTGCAGGATTTTACAGATTTCTTAAAGCTTGCTGCCAACGGCAGACGGGAGTAA
- a CDS encoding thioesterase family protein encodes MEIGITANQTTTVTEQMTAKVMGSGKLDVYATPCMIAFVENTASNSVEPYLEDGQGTVGTLVNVKHVSATPVGMKVTCETKLVEVDRKRLVFDVKVYDKSGLIGEGTHERFIIENQKFTDKTYAKLEK; translated from the coding sequence ATGGAAATTGGAATTACCGCAAATCAGACAACCACAGTAACGGAACAGATGACAGCAAAAGTAATGGGAAGCGGAAAACTGGATGTCTATGCAACCCCTTGTATGATTGCTTTTGTAGAGAATACAGCAAGCAACAGCGTAGAGCCATATTTAGAGGATGGACAAGGTACCGTTGGTACACTTGTGAATGTAAAGCATGTTTCCGCAACACCGGTTGGCATGAAAGTAACATGTGAGACCAAACTGGTAGAAGTTGACCGCAAACGTCTTGTTTTTGATGTAAAAGTTTATGATAAGTCCGGGTTGATTGGAGAAGGTACACATGAGCGTTTTATCATCGAGAATCAGAAATTTACGGATAAGACCTATGCAAAGCTGGAAAAATAA
- a CDS encoding transporter substrate-binding domain-containing protein, producing MKKKLIALLMTVAVSATVFAGCGTENKADENTTEATTNVNEEGGDLLSQIQDKGEIVIATEGTWSPWTYHDENDELVGFDVEVAKAIAEKLGVKATFVEGEFDGLLAGIEAGRYDIMANGIEVTDERSEKYDFSDPYAYIRTAIIVKDDNDSIKSFEDLDGKQTANTLTSTYAALAESYGATATGVDDLNQTIELLLAGRVDATLNAEVTYYDYMNAHPDAALKIAALTDDASLVAIPMRKGDETASLREAINKAIVELREEGVLADLSNKYFGNDITAE from the coding sequence ATGAAAAAGAAATTAATCGCATTACTAATGACAGTGGCAGTTTCTGCAACCGTATTTGCAGGCTGTGGCACAGAGAACAAAGCAGACGAGAATACAACAGAAGCAACTACAAATGTAAATGAAGAGGGCGGTGATTTATTAAGCCAGATTCAGGATAAGGGAGAGATTGTAATTGCAACAGAAGGAACCTGGTCTCCATGGACCTATCACGATGAAAACGACGAATTAGTTGGATTTGACGTGGAAGTTGCAAAGGCAATTGCAGAAAAATTAGGCGTGAAAGCAACTTTTGTGGAAGGTGAATTCGATGGACTGCTTGCCGGAATCGAGGCAGGACGTTACGATATCATGGCAAACGGAATTGAAGTGACAGATGAGAGAAGCGAAAAATATGATTTTTCCGATCCATATGCTTATATTCGTACCGCAATTATTGTAAAAGATGACAACGATTCTATCAAATCTTTTGAAGATTTGGATGGAAAACAGACTGCAAACACATTAACAAGTACTTACGCAGCGCTTGCAGAAAGCTATGGCGCAACTGCAACAGGCGTAGATGATTTGAACCAGACCATCGAACTTTTGCTTGCAGGACGTGTAGATGCAACTTTGAATGCAGAGGTTACTTACTATGATTACATGAACGCACATCCAGATGCAGCTTTAAAAATTGCAGCGTTGACCGATGATGCATCTTTAGTCGCAATTCCAATGAGAAAAGGCGATGAAACAGCTTCTTTAAGAGAGGCAATCAACAAAGCAATCGTAGAACTCCGTGAGGAAGGCGTTTTAGCAGATTTGTCCAACAAATATTTTGGAAACGATATTACTGCGGAATAA
- a CDS encoding CarD family transcriptional regulator, whose protein sequence is MYQVDDYVVCGNKGPCVVESIGPLEFNSSGDLYYTLVPLSNLGSKIFIPIEKEESRMRPVLSKEEAMDLLNHIGMIEPIGITEEKRREEIYKENVNGGNCTNLLQMIKTLSLRIQKRKENGKKITAIDEKYFHIAEDRLYAELALSLGTEREKIKKYVVEYFTPAWN, encoded by the coding sequence ATGTATCAGGTTGATGATTATGTAGTATGTGGTAACAAAGGTCCGTGTGTAGTAGAAAGCATTGGTCCACTGGAATTTAACAGTTCAGGAGATCTCTACTACACCCTGGTACCGCTATCCAATTTAGGCAGTAAGATTTTTATTCCAATTGAAAAAGAAGAAAGCCGCATGAGACCGGTATTATCAAAAGAAGAGGCGATGGATCTTTTGAATCACATTGGAATGATTGAACCAATCGGAATCACGGAAGAAAAGAGACGGGAAGAAATTTACAAAGAGAACGTAAACGGTGGCAATTGTACGAATCTTCTTCAGATGATAAAAACACTTTCTTTGCGAATTCAAAAGCGGAAAGAAAATGGAAAAAAAATTACAGCAATCGATGAAAAGTATTTTCATATCGCAGAAGACCGGTTATACGCCGAGCTTGCATTGTCACTTGGCACAGAACGTGAAAAAATCAAAAAATATGTCGTAGAGTATTTTACTCCTGCCTGGAATTAG
- a CDS encoding amino acid ABC transporter permease, whose amino-acid sequence MTNRLFEILVDSFWKILVPGITMTVPLTIISFAIALVIAVVVALIQVADIKGLKQLARFYVWVIRGTPLLVQLYVIFYGLPRLGLLINPVPAAIFVFAINTGAYDSETMRAAIESVSKGQLEAGYCVGMSYWQTMRRIVLPQAFRTAFPPLSNSLISLVKDTSLAANITVLEMFMATQRIVARTYEPLALYIEVGAIYLLFSTVLTKLQRVGEKKLAKYGA is encoded by the coding sequence ATGACGAACCGATTATTTGAGATTTTGGTAGATTCATTTTGGAAAATACTTGTGCCGGGTATTACGATGACAGTACCTTTGACGATTATTTCCTTTGCAATTGCACTTGTTATTGCAGTTGTCGTTGCATTGATTCAGGTAGCAGATATCAAGGGCCTAAAACAGCTTGCCAGATTTTATGTGTGGGTAATCCGTGGAACGCCGCTTCTGGTGCAGCTATATGTGATTTTCTATGGCTTGCCAAGACTTGGACTTTTAATCAATCCGGTTCCGGCTGCGATTTTTGTATTTGCAATCAATACCGGCGCCTATGATTCCGAGACGATGAGAGCAGCGATAGAGTCTGTTTCCAAGGGACAGTTAGAAGCTGGCTACTGTGTGGGAATGAGCTATTGGCAGACGATGCGTCGAATTGTGCTTCCACAGGCATTCCGTACCGCATTTCCGCCGTTATCAAACTCCTTAATCAGCCTGGTAAAAGATACGTCTCTTGCCGCAAACATTACGGTACTGGAGATGTTTATGGCGACACAGCGTATTGTGGCAAGAACTTACGAGCCATTGGCATTGTACATAGAAGTTGGTGCCATCTACTTACTTTTCTCAACCGTGCTGACGAAGTTACAGCGTGTGGGTGAGAAGAAACTGGCAAAATACGGAGCATAG
- a CDS encoding tyrosine-type recombinase/integrase, which yields MREPSIYFSTTFYQRIWPRFSDSFRSTKTKNDYFSLVCAICDFCQKDFLELTGQDAQNFFDDQLNRYHLGKLRLSTIQVRFSRLHSIANFILQNGLTWSIRAYQNPFTEVNLPEPDVYLTKEHVPDLKQMDSILTMCKADPQLYVAVSIVIRCSLTTSELCSLKRSRIIVDSTNHFGFILGEKRQKRVVKIPNDIAKLIQELISVSPSNQDSLFVNTRGDALTPRGLQRLYQKYVSFSKGSYNYTLSDLRNGSIAYLLSLKGVTVNEVANYVGVDVGWMHRYDMVVPELQFAPHDLANIEIKSLKSQ from the coding sequence ATGAGAGAACCAAGTATCTATTTTTCAACAACCTTTTACCAGCGCATCTGGCCAAGGTTTTCAGATTCCTTTCGATCCACTAAAACAAAAAACGATTATTTTTCGTTAGTTTGTGCTATCTGTGATTTTTGTCAGAAAGACTTTTTAGAATTGACCGGTCAGGACGCGCAAAACTTTTTTGATGATCAGCTAAATCGATATCATCTAGGAAAATTAAGGCTTTCCACGATTCAGGTGCGTTTTTCCAGATTGCATTCAATTGCAAATTTTATCTTACAAAATGGTTTGACCTGGAGTATTCGTGCTTATCAGAATCCATTTACCGAGGTAAATCTTCCAGAACCCGACGTTTATCTTACTAAGGAGCATGTTCCAGATTTAAAACAGATGGATTCCATTCTTACGATGTGCAAGGCAGACCCACAGCTTTACGTTGCAGTCAGCATTGTCATCCGGTGCTCCCTGACGACCTCTGAACTTTGTTCTCTGAAACGAAGCCGCATTATTGTGGATTCTACCAATCACTTTGGATTTATTTTAGGAGAAAAGCGGCAGAAGCGGGTAGTAAAAATTCCAAACGATATTGCAAAATTGATTCAGGAACTGATTTCCGTTTCGCCATCCAATCAGGATTCCCTTTTTGTCAACACAAGGGGAGATGCCTTAACTCCACGTGGGCTGCAGCGCCTTTATCAAAAATATGTTTCTTTTTCAAAAGGTTCTTATAACTATACCCTGAGCGACTTGCGAAACGGAAGTATTGCCTACTTACTATCATTAAAAGGTGTCACTGTCAATGAAGTTGCAAATTATGTTGGAGTCGACGTCGGTTGGATGCACCGATACGACATGGTCGTTCCGGAATTGCAATTTGCACCCCATGATTTGGCAAATATTGAAATTAAATCTTTAAAAAGTCAGTAA
- a CDS encoding ZIP family metal transporter gives MRKERGGKLLMQEVARGILIPFLGTTIGAAFVFFLKKELNVVLQKALAGFAAGVMVAASIWSLLIPAMEQSAELGKFAFLPALVGFWIGILFLLFLDHIIPHLHANSEVAEGPKSKLKKTTMLILAVTLHNIPEGMAVGVIYAGWMSGEAKITMMGALALSIGIAIQNLPEGAIISMPLRAEGASKKRAFLYGTLSGVVEPIGALLTILAAYFIIPLLPYLLSFAAGAMMYVVVEELVPEMAEGEHSDIGTILFAVGFTLMMSLDVALG, from the coding sequence ATGCGAAAGGAGAGAGGAGGAAAGCTGCTGATGCAAGAAGTCGCAAGAGGAATTCTGATTCCATTTCTTGGAACAACAATAGGTGCAGCATTTGTATTTTTTTTAAAGAAAGAACTAAATGTTGTCCTGCAAAAAGCGCTGGCAGGCTTTGCCGCCGGGGTTATGGTTGCTGCATCTATCTGGAGTCTGTTGATTCCAGCGATGGAGCAATCTGCGGAACTTGGAAAATTTGCATTCCTTCCGGCTTTGGTCGGATTCTGGATTGGAATTTTGTTTTTACTTTTCCTGGATCACATCATTCCGCATCTTCATGCAAACAGTGAGGTGGCGGAAGGACCGAAAAGTAAGTTAAAAAAGACGACGATGCTGATACTTGCCGTCACACTTCATAATATTCCAGAGGGAATGGCAGTCGGTGTCATCTATGCTGGCTGGATGTCCGGCGAAGCAAAGATTACGATGATGGGAGCTTTGGCACTTTCCATTGGAATTGCCATTCAGAACCTGCCGGAGGGCGCAATCATTTCCATGCCACTTCGGGCAGAAGGAGCAAGCAAAAAAAGAGCGTTTCTTTATGGAACGTTGTCTGGTGTGGTAGAACCAATTGGAGCTCTACTTACGATTCTTGCCGCATATTTTATCATTCCGTTATTGCCATATCTGCTCAGTTTTGCAGCCGGAGCCATGATGTATGTGGTGGTAGAGGAGCTTGTACCGGAGATGGCAGAAGGAGAGCATTCTGATATTGGAACTATTCTTTTTGCAGTTGGATTTACCTTGATGATGTCGTTAGATGTTGCACTTGGTTGA